One genomic region from Populus nigra chromosome 8, ddPopNigr1.1, whole genome shotgun sequence encodes:
- the LOC133702411 gene encoding ACT domain-containing protein ACR8-like — MEWSACLDEYEKLVIRMTTPRVVIDNAVCPKATVVKVDSARKHGILLEAVQVLTDMNLSIKKAYISSDGRWFMDVFHVTDLNGNKLTDKSVISYIEQSLVTIHYGRKTGSNGLTALELTGTDRVGLLSEVFAVLADLQCNVVDAKVWTHNGRIAALMFVKDCNSGSPIEDTQQIDRIEARLRNVLKGDNDIRSAKTMVSMAVTHTERRLHQMMFADRDYERNPILQPSGDSPVVTVQNWVERGYSVVNVQCRDRTKLLFDVVCTLTDMEYIVFHATIKTSGDRAYLEFYIRHTDGTPISSEPERQRVIQCLQAAVERRVSEGVRLELCTLDRQCLLADVTRTFRENGLNVTRAEISTTRDMALNVFYVTDAIGNAADPKLIESVRQKIGMSSLKVKELPPLVDHQEAEREDQTAGVAGTVLLSLGSLVKRNLYHLGLIRSYS, encoded by the exons ATGGAGTGGAGTGCTTGTTTAGATGAATATGAGAAGCTTGTAATAAGGATGACCACTCCCAG GGTCGTCATCGACAATGCTGTTTGCCCCAAAGCGACGGTTGTCAAG GTGGATAGTGCTAGAAAACATGGAATTTTACTTGAAGCTGTTCAAGTCCTCACGGATATGAACCTTTCTATAAAGAAGGCATACATTTCTTCTGATGGACGGTGGTTCATGGATG TTTTTCACGTTACTGATCTCAACGGAAATAAGTTAACCGATAAGAGCGTTATTAGCTACATTGAGCAG TCACTTGTTACCATTCATTATGGGAGAAAAACCGGTTCTAATGGTTTAACAGCATTAGAACTAACTGGTACCGACCGAGTTGGGCTTCTCTCGGAGGTATTTGCTGTACTAGCTGACTTGCAATGCAACGTGGTCGATGCTAAAGTTTGGACTCACAATGGCCGGATTGCGGCACTAATGTTTGTGAAGGATTGTAATTCAGGGTCGCCAATTGAGGATACACAACAGATTGATAGAATAGAGGCACGTTTAAGGAATGTTCTCAAGGGAGACAATGATATTAGGAGCGCGAAAACTATGGTTTCAATGGCAGTCACACACACAGAGAGAAGGTTGCATCAGATGATGTTTGCTGATAGGGACTATGAGAGAAATCCTATTTTGCAGCCTAGTGGTGATTCTCCTGTAGTGACAGTGCAAAATTGGGTGGAGAGAGGCTATTCGGTTGTGAATGTTCAGTGCAGGGACAGAACGAAGCTTTTGTTTGATGTTGTTTGCACACTGACAGACATGGAATATATTGTGTTTCATGCCACTATCAAAACATCTGGAGACAGAGCTTACCTG GAATTCTACATTAGGCACACAGATGGAACCCCAATTAGTTCAGAGCCAGAGAGGCAACGCGTAATTCAATGCTTACAAGCTGCGGTTGAGAGAAGAGTTTCTGAG GGTGTGAGACTAGAACTATGTACACTCGATAGGCAGTGCCTTTTAGCCGATGTGACGAGAACGTTTAGAGAGAATGGTCTTAATGTAACAAGGGCTGAGATATCCACAACAAGAGACATGGCTCTAAATGTGTTCTATGTAACAGATGCAATTGGTAACGCGGCTGATCCTAAACTAATCGAATCAGTTAGACAAAAAATAGGGATGAGTAGTTTAAAAGTGAAGGAATTGCCACCATTGGTTGACCATCAAGAGGCAGAAAGGGAAGATCAAACAGCAGGGGTTGCCGGGACAGTATTGTTATCGCTTGGAAGCCTAGTTAAAAGGAATTTATACCATTTGGGATTGATCAGATCATATTCTTAA
- the LOC133701270 gene encoding protein DETOXIFICATION 56-like, whose protein sequence is MCAPSKSEENRIDKTSQPPPISSPTTQIWPANLMQMILLEIKTQRGMALPLLAMNLTWFAKSAITTAFLGRLGELQLAGGALGFTFANFTGFSVLNGLCGAMEPICGQAYGAKNFKLLHKTLLMATFLLLIATLPISFLWLNMDKILVYFGQQEDISRVAKNYLFYLLPDLIITCLLCPLKAYLSSQSVTVPIMFSSALGLAFHIPINILLAKAKGLEGVSMAIWITDLIVVILLTLYVLIMENRKGGKWKEGGWLDQDIHDWLRLLKLCAPCCLTTCLEWWCWEILVLLTGRLPNARQAVGVVAIVMNFDYLLFSVMLSLATCASTRVSNELGANQAGRAYQSAYVSLGASTVSGCVGALVMIGARGVWGSLFTHDQGIRKGVKKMMLLMALIEVVNFPLAVCGGIARGTARPWLSTYANLGGFYFLAVPIAILLAFKAALGLGGLLIGFLIGLAACLILLVGFVVRIDWQVEADKAQKLASCDVQEDVRIKECVNHRTIETEDGAEV, encoded by the coding sequence ATGTGTGCACCATCAAAATCTGAAGAGAATCGTATTGACAAAACCTCTCAACCTCCTCCAATATCTTCGCCTACCACCCAAATATGGCCAGCAAATCTTATGCAAATGATTCTTTTGGAGATAAAAACACAGCGAGGGATGGCTCTGCCCTTGTTGGCAATGAATTTGACATGGTTTGCCAAATCAGCCATCACAACTGCATTTCTAGGCAGACTTGGAGAGCTCCAGTTAGCTGGTGGCGCTCTTGGGTTCACTTTTGCTAATTTCACTGGTTTTTCTGTCTTGAATGGGCTATGTGGTGCCATGGAACCTATCTGTGGTCAAGCTTATGGAGCTAAAAATTTCAAGCTACTACACAAGACCCTCCTCATGGCAACTTTCTTGTTGCTAATTGCAACCCTGCCTATATCTTTCTTGTGGCTTAACATGGACAAGATTCTAGTCTATTTTGGCCAACAAGAAGACATTTCACGTGTTGCAAAGAACTACCTTTTTTATCTCCTCCCCGACTTAATAATCACCTGCTTGCTTTGTCCTCTCAAAGCATACTTGAGCTCCCAAAGTGTAACAGTCCCTATAATGTTCAGCTCTGCTTTGGGCCTAGCTTTTCACATCCCGATCAACATCTTACTAGCAAAAGCCAAGGGTCTTGAGGGAGTGTCTATGGCAATATGGATAACGGATCTTATAGTCGTGATTTTACTTACTTTATACGTGCTGATAATGGAAAACAGGAAAGGAGGGAAGTGGAAGGAGGGAGGGTGGttagatcaagatattcatGACTGGCTCAGGTTGCTAAAACTTTGTGCACCATGTTGCCTTACCACCTGCCTTGAATGGTGGTGCTGGGAGATCTTGGTCTTGCTTACAGGACGACTACCAAATGCCAGGCAAGCAGTCGGAGTGGTAGCAATTGTGATGAACTTTGACTACTTGCTCTTCTCTGTGATGCTATCGCTTGCAACTTGTGCTTCCACTCGTGTGTCAAATGAGCTTGGTGCAAATCAAGCAGGTCGTGCTTACCAATCTGCATATGTGTCTCTGGGAGCAAGCACCGTTTCAGGTTGCGTTGGTGCCTTGGTGATGATAGGGGCTAGAGGTGTTTGGGGGTCTCTGTTTACCCATGATCAGGGGATCAGGAAAGGTGTAAAGAAGATGATGTTGCTTATGGCTTTGATTGAAGTGGTAAATTTTCCTTTAGCAGTTTGCGGAGGCATAGCCCGGGGAACAGCTAGGCCATGGTTGAGCACCTATGCCAATCTTGGCGGGTTCTATTTTCTAGCCGTGCCAATAGCAATACTCTTAGCCTTTAAAGCAGCCCTAGGCCTCGGTGGGTTGTTGATAGGCTTCTTGATTGGATTAGCTGCGTGCTTGATTTTGTTAGTAGGTTTCGTTGTTAGGATTGATTGGCAAGTAGAAGCCGACAAGGCACAAAAACTTGCGTCCTGTGACGTGCAAGAGGATGTTAGGATTAAAGAATGCGTGAACCACCGAACTATAGAAACAGAAGATGGTGCTGAAGTATGA